The following nucleotide sequence is from Candidatus Polarisedimenticolaceae bacterium.
GTTCCCCAGCGTGATCGTGCCGGTCTTGTCGAGCAGGAGCGTGTCCACGTCCCCCGCGGCCTCGACGGCGCGCCCGGACATCGCGAGGACGTTGTGCTGGACGAGCCGGTCCATCCCCGCGATCCCGATCGCCGAGATGAGGGCCCCGATCGTCGTGGGGATGAGACACACGAGCAGCGCGATCAGGACCGGGATGGGGATCTCGGTGCCGGCGTACGCGGCGAGCGGCCGGAGCGTCACGACGACGATCAGGAACACGAGGGCCAGGACCGCGAGCAGGATGTTCAGGGCGAGCTCGTTGGGCGTCTTCTGCCGCTCGGCCCCCTCGACGAGGGCGATCATCCGGTCGAGGAAGGAGTGACCGGGGTCGGAGGTCACGCGAACCTGGATCCAGTCCGACAGGACGCGGGTCCCGCCGGTCACGGCCGACCGGTCTCCGCCCGCCTCGCGGATGACCGGGGCCGACTCCCCGGTGATCGCCGACTCGTCCACCGACGCCACGCCCTGCACGATCTCGCCGTCCGATGGGATGATCTCCCCCGCGCGCACGAGGACGCGGTCGCCCTTGCGCAAACTCGCCGCGGGGACCGCCTCCGTCCGCTCCCCGGACGTCAGCCGGTGCGCCATCGTTTCGGTCCGCGTCCTGCGCAGGGTGTCCGCCTGTGCCTTGCCGCGCCCTTCCGCCATCGCCTCGGCGAAGTTCGCGAAGAGCACCGTGAACCAAAGCCAGCAGGCGACCTGTCCGGTGAACAACGACGGTTCCCGGAAGAACTCCACCGTCGTCAGCAGGCTGCCGACCTCGACGATGCACATCACCGGGTTCTTGACCTGCCTGCGGGGATCGAGCTTCCGGAACGACTCCCGGATCGCCGGCACCAGGATGACGGGGTCCCACATCGCACTCTCCTTGGTTACCTGTCGAGCGTCCGGTCCAGGTCGAGATTCAGCTCCAGCACGTTGACGCGCGGCCTCCCCAGGAACCCGAGCGTCGGGCCTTCGGTGTGGGCCCGGACGATCTCGCGCACGCGGTCGGGGGTCGTGCCCCGGGCCGCGGCGACGCGGGGGACCTGGAGCTCGATCGCCGCGGGGGAAAGATGCGGATCGAGTCCCGAGCCGCTCGCGGTGACGAGCTCCGCGGGAACGGGGACGGGGACGGACCCGAACGCCTCGAGGCGGCCCCGGACGGCGGCGAGATGCTCCGGATTCGACGCAGCGTAGTTCGTGCCTCCGGCGGAGGCGGCGTCGTAGTCGACGGCGGAGGGGCGCGGGTGGAAGTACTGGGGCCGGGTGAACCCCTGCGCGATCAGCCGGGAGCCGACGACGGTGCCGTCGTCGCGCAGGATCAGGCTGCCTTCCGCCTGCGCGGGGAACAGCACCCGGCCCACGGCCCACACGACGAGGGGATACCCGCCCCCCAAAAGAACCAGAGTGATCAGGGTGAATCGAAGGCCGAGCCCGAGCTCCCGCAGCATGTCGCCTCCCTCACATGGCCAGGTGCTCGGCGATCGGGCCGAGTACGGCGACCGGCAGGAACATCAGCAGTCCCAGGACGACGATCACCGCCCCGAGCGTGGCGCCGAAGGTCACGCTGTCGGCCCGGAGCGAGCCCGCGGTCTCGGGGGCGGCGGGCTTCGCCGCGAGGGAAGCCGCGAGCGCGAGGGGTGCGAGGATCGGGATGTAGCGCGACAGCAGCATCACGAGACCCGTCGAGAGGTTCCAGAACGGCGTGTCGTCGCCGAGCCCTTCGAAGCCGGAGCCGTTGTTCGCGGTCGCCGACGAGAACTCGTACAACATCTCGGAGAAACCGTGCGGTCCCGGATTCTCGAGCCAACCCAGCGTCGCCCCGGGGTCGGCGGTTGTCGCCCAGACCCAGCAGGCGACCGCGGTCCCGACCAGGATCGCGAACGGATGCCAGAGCAGCGCCACGCTCGCGAGCTTCATCTCCTTCGCCTCGACCTTCTTGCCGAGGAGCTCGGGGGTGCGGCCGATCATCATCCCCGCGACGAACGCTGCGACGACGATGAAGATCAGCATGTTGACGAACCCGACGCCGACTCCACCGAAGACGCAGTTCAGCCACATCCCGAGCATCGGCAACAGCCCGCCCAGCGGCGTCATGGAGTCGTGCATCGTGTTGACGGAGCCGTTGGAGGTCGCGGTCGTGGTCACCGCCCACAGGGCCGAAGAAGCGACCCCGATCCGTACTTCCTTCCCCTCCATCGAGCCGCCCGCCTCGAGCGCGATCCCGGCGGCGGTCATCGGCAGGTAGAGGGCCAGCATCGTCGCGAACACCATCACCGCGAAGCGTCGGCGCCCGAGCATCCGGCCCAGCGTCCAGACCATGGCCATGGGCAGGACCGCGATCGCCCACAGTTCGACGAGGTTCGTGAGCGGCGTCGGGTTCTCGAACGGGTGGGCCGAGTTCGGCCCGAAGTATCCCCCGCCGTTGGTCCCCAGCTGCTTGATCGCCACGACCGCAGCGGTGACACCGCGGGCGATCGACTGCGTGTCCCCTTCGACCGTCGTCGCCTGCGCCGCCCCCTGGAACGTCGCCGGGGTCCCCTGGGAGATCAGGAAGATCGCGACGGGAACGGCCAGCGGCAGGAGCACTCGTACGGCGGCCCGTGTGACGTCCACGTAGAAGTTGCCGAGGTGCGTGAGGCGGCTCCCGGCGAGCCCCCGGATGACCGCGATGCACGCCGCGATGCCGGTCGCCGCGCTCGCGAACTGGAGGAAGGTGACGACGAACATCTGCGAGAAGTACGACAGCCCCGTCTCCCCGCTGTAGTGCTGCAGGTTCGTGTTCGTCGTGAAGCTCGATGCGGTGTTGAATGCGAGCGTCGGCTCCATCCCCCCGATTCCGTCGGGGTTCAGCGGCAGCAGATGCTGGAACGTGACGATCGCGAACGCGACGACGCCCATGACGAGGTTGGAGACCAGCAGCGAGCACGCGTAGGCTTTCCAGTCCTGCTGCGCGTCCGGGTCGACGCCGGTGGCACGGAGCACGAACCGTTCGATCGGGACCATCACGGGATCCAGCCGGGTCCGCTCCCCCGTGAACACCCTGAACATGTACCGACCCAGGAGAGGGCTCGTCGCGATCGTGAGGGCGATCGTGACGGCGACGGCGAGGTATTCGACTCCCATCCGCACCTCAGAACCGTTCCGGGCGCAGCATCGCGTAGAGCAGGTACGCGAACGCCAGGATGCTCAGGATCAACGCGACGATCGCCATGGTTCCGCCTTCCTCACCAGGCGCCCTGCGCGCCGTCGAATCGGCAGACCGCGCCGACGAAGACCGTGTCCTGGTGGTCGCGGCGCTCGCCGTCTGGGAGAGCGCCGCGATCGGCTCGAAGCCCGCGGTCCGGAGGCACGCGCGAGAGAAGCGGCTGTCGTCCTTCGCGTGGCGGGACGCCGAGCTTCACGTTTTCGAGGGGTTCGGCAGAAGCATCCGCGGCGGCGAGTCCGATCGCCGCTTCCGGGCTCCGTCCCGCGTGGTTCCTCACGCGGAGAGGTGTATCGCCGCGCGCGTCAGGATGGGATCAGGACTCGGGCCTCGGCCGTTAGGAACGCGTACGGACTGCCCGGCGCCGCACGCCCGGCTCGTTCAGCGTGGGCATCACCGGATCGATCGGCTCGAGGAACGGGAACCGGTGAAAGTCCGTGTCCCGCGTGTAGATGCGACGGATGCCGTGTTCTCTCATGAGGATCGCGGTGTGCGTGTCGTGGAGGATGTTCCCCGACAGGTGCGGGACCTCCTCGAAGACTCTCGCCGCGACCTCGGCATGACGCTGCGTAGGCCCCAGTACCGTGAGACCCGGAGAACCGAGCAAGGACCGGACGAACCGGAACGAGGCCGGAGCGGTCCACGGCTTCCGGAATACACGCGGGTGGGTCGTGATCCTGAGGAACTCGTACACGACCCCCCAGGTCAGGAACCAGGCATCGGCGCCGGCGTGCCACTCTCCCAGCCGCCGGCGACACGTCTCGTGGAAGGGAGAGCTCGCATCCGCGGCGTGGACCAGCACGTTGGTGTCGACGACGAACATCAGCGTTCGTCCATCGCGTTGTAGAGGGCCTCCCGATTGTCGATGTCCACCAGCGCGCCGCCGCTTCGGAACGTCGGGAGCTCCGGCAGTGCCACCGGCTCCCGACGGGTCCGTAGCAGCTGGCGCAGAGCAGTCTCGACGAGCTCGGACATGGTCTTGCCCTGCCGGGCGGCCTCCTGTTTGAGCTGCGTCATGACCTGGTCGTCGATGTTGAGCGTCGTCTTCATATGGATAACCATACGCCACGAACGGTTAGCCGTCCAGCAGCCCCGTCAAGGCCTCCCCCATCCTCTCCAACCCCTCCGCGAACCCCTCCGGATCACCGCAGAGTCCGATCCGAATCCGATCCGGGCACCCGAAAAAGCGCCCCGGAACGACCGTCGTTTCGTACCGGTCGCGCAGGAGGGTTTCGAGCTCGTCGCCGTCCCCGCGAAGCACGCGCGGGAACGAGGTCGTCCCGTACGGGAGCAGCTCCACCTCGAGCGCCTCCCGGTGCGATTCGACGAACCCGTTCCAGAGGGCGCGATTTGCGTCGAGGATCCGCCGCGCCCTCGCCCCGAGGGCCTCGAGCTTTCCGAGCGCGACGACCGCCAGCCGCTCCGCGGGATGCGCGTCGTTGACGCCGAAGAGGTCCTTCATCCTCCACATCCGTCCCGCGAGCTCGCTCGAGGCGACGATCCACCCCGCGCGCAGCCCCGAGATCCCGTAGACCTTGGTGAGGCTCGAGGTCACCACGAAGGCGTCGCCGAGCGTCGCGGCCGAAGGCGGCGCCCGCTCGAATGCGGCGTCGAGGTAGACCTCGTCGACGAGGACCTTCGCGCCGACCTTGTCCGCCTGGGCCCCGATCGCCCGCAGCGTCGCCGCATCGGTGGCGACCGACGACGGGTTGTGGAGGTTCGACAGCAGCACCAGACGCGTCGTCGGACGCATCGTGCGCGTGAAATCGTCCGCGTCGATCCGGAAGCCGCGCTCCGCGCGTCGCGACACGAACCGCACGCGGGCGCCCAGGTGCAGGGCGAGGGTCACCATGGGCTCGTAGGCGGGGAACTCGCACAACACGTCGTCGCCGGGCTCGAGGATCGTCGCCATCGCGAGATGGTTCGCCCCGGAGGTCCCGGCCGCCGTGACGACGCGATCGGGGCCGACGCCGTATCGCGCCGCGATCGCCTCGGTCAACCGCGGGTACCCGTACCCGGGCGGCGGCTCGAGCGCGAGGTCGCTCCACGACGCGCCGAGCTCGTCGAGCGCGATCGGGCCGATTCCGCTCACCGCCAGGGTGAAGCGCCCCCTCTGGCGCGTCTTCGCCCAGTTCATGTAGTCGGACCGTTTCGGACGACCCTGATTCACGCCGACCTCCGCCGCCAGAACAGGTACACCGGCATCCCCGCCGCGACCAGCGTCCAGCCGAGGAGCGAGCGGCCGGGATGCTCCACGAACGTGCTCGTCACGACGGCGAGCGACACCGCGATGAAGAACGACGTCGTCCACGGATGCCCCCCGCCCTTTCCCCGGAAGGCGAACAACGTCCCCGCCGTCGCGGCGAGGAACGCGAAGTCCACGGTCACCACCCAGCTGAGGATCTCGTCGTAGCTCCCGGAGAGGGCGGTGGCGATCGCGAGCCCCCCCTGCAGCGCGATCGCCAGGTGCGGGACTCCCGTGCGCGGATGGAGGCGACCGAATCGCTCGAAGAAGAGGCCGTCCCGCGCCATCGCGAAGTAGGCGCGGGGGCAGGCGAGCATCCCCTGCGCCAGGAACCCGAAGGTCGAGACGGCGATCGCGCCGGCGATCAGCCGCTCCCCCGAGCCGCCCAGGGCGAGCCGCATCACCTCCGAGGCCGGGGCCTCGGTCCGCGCGAGCCCCGCCACCCCCAGCGCGCGAAGGCACGCCGCGCTGACCGCGACGTAGAGGAGGACGACGCCCCCGGTCCCGAGCACGAGCGCGCGGGGGAGCGTGCGCGCGGCGTCGCGGATGTCCCCCGAGGCGAGGGTCGCGGTCGCCCACCCCCCGTAGGCGAACAGCACGGCGATCATCGCGGCGAAGAAGGCGCGCAGTCCAGGCTCCGCCGCGACGCTTTTCGCCTCGGGAGGGGCCTCGGGCGCGAGCCACAGGCCGCACGCCACGAGCGCGAGGATCGACCCGATCTTCAGGACCATCAGCAGGCTCTGCGTCGTCCCGCCCGCCCGCGTCCCCGCGAGGTTGATCGCGGTGAGCGCGGCGAGCGCCGCGGCCGCGGTCGCGCCTTCGCTCCAGCGCGGCTCGAAGAGCACGTGGGCGTACCGCGCGAAGGTGATCGCCACCGCCGCGAGCCCGCCGGTCTGGACGACGAGCAGGTTCGACCAGCCGTACGCGAAGCCGATCGACGGGTGGATCCCGTCGCGCAGGTAGGCGTATTGCCCGCCCACCCCCGGCCGCATCGCGGCGAGCTCCGCCCAGACGAACCCCGCGGCGAGGGCGACCGCGCCGCCGAGCAGCCACGCGCCGATCACGGCCCATGCCGACGGCGCCTCCCGGGCGACGACGTGGGGGTTCATGAAGATCCCGGAGCCGACGATGCCCCCCATCACGAGCATCGTCGTGTCGAAGAGGCCGAGGCCCCGCGGGCGGCTCGTCACCTCCTACTCCGCGAGCATCCGTTCGAACCGGGCGAGGCGCTCGGCGTCGGGAGGCCTCGTGAACGACCCGATCGCGAGCACGACCACGACGTTGAGGGCGAGCGCGACGAGTCCCGCGTGGAGTCCGAACGGAAGCCGCCACGCCAGAAGCTGCGCGGCCGCCGAGAAGCAGACGCCCGCCGCCAGGCCCGCGCTCACCCCGGCGAGCGTCGCCCGTTTCCAGAACATGCCGAGGTACACCGCCGGCGCCAGCTGGGCGACCCCCGAATACCCGATCAGCAGGAGGTCGACGAGCATCGTGGGCGCGCGCCAGGCGAGGACCATCGCCGCGAGCGCGACGGGAAACACGAGGAAACGGGCGACCCAGGCGGTGCGGCGATCGTCGAGACCGGGAGCGATCCCCTTCTGCCCGCCGTGGCGGGCGAGAAGGTTCGCCGAGGAGAGGATGAGGGCGGAGGCGGTCGAGATCGCGGCCGCGAGCCCGCCCGCTCCGACGAGACCGGCGATCCACTGCGGGAACCGGTCCACGAGCACGCGCAGCATCGCGTGGTCGGGATGCGCGATCGAAGCGGCGAACGCGGGGTCCTCCGCCGCCTTCGCGGCGCACGCGAGGCCGACGAGCACGATCGGGAGGGTCGCCAGCTGGTACAGCGGCAACACGCCGGCGTTGCGGCGCACGACGCGCTCGCTCTTCGCGCCGTAGGTCGTCGCGAAGATGTGAGGCCACATCCACGCACCGATCGCGGAGAGGAGCACCGTCGAGACGTACCAGCCGGTTCCGAGCCCTCCGGAGTCGGGGAACCCCAGGTGCTGCGGCTTCAGCCGCTCGAGCGCCGCCATGGCGGGCTCGACCCCGCCGAACAGGCGTTCGGGGATGAGCGCGCCGACCGACACCATCGCGACGAGCATGATCACGGCCTGCATCAGGTTGGTCCAGCCGATGCCGCGAAGTCCCGAGAACGAGACGAACGCCACGAGCGCGACGACGGCGACCGCGATCGCGACCTTGCGCGACATCGCCCCCCCCGAGGCGAGCTCGACGATGATTCCCGAGCCGATGAGCTGCACCAGCAGGTACGGGATCGACGCGGCCACTCCGACGAGGGCCACGAGGTTGCCGAACACGCGCGATCCGAAGCGGTCCTCGAGGTAGTCGGGCTGGGTCACGTACCCGCCGCGGCGGCCGAGCCTCTGGATCCTCGGCCCCACGAAGAAGTAGAGCGCGTAGGCGATCGACATGTACGCCATGCCGTAGACCACGCTGACGCCCTTCGCGTACGCCCACCCGGCCATGCCGAGGAACGCGAAGGCGCTGTAGATCTCCGCCGCCGCGAGCGTGTAGAAGAGGACGGTCCCGAACGAGCGGTCGCCGACGAAGAACTCCTCGAGACCGAACTTCCGGTTCAGCCCCGCGAGCACGCCGACCGCGGTCGTGACGACGAGCCAGCCGAGGATGATCGCGAGCGCCGGGGTCACCGGTCGCTCCGGTCCACGATGCGCAGGGCGAGGGTCATCCAGAACGCCGTCATCGCGACCGAAAGGGAGTTCCAGAAGACGAGGAAGGGAAGCCCGAGCACCCGCGTCGGGACCGACGCGGCCCACGTCGTGACGGGCGGCAGGAACGAGACGACGACCGGCACGAGGCAGAGCAGCGCGCGTCGTTCCCCCCGGGTCAGCTTCATCGGCGGAGTATCGCACCGACCGACGCGATACCATCGCGCCGTGAGATCGTCGCTGCCGCTGCTCGCGCTCGTGCTGGCCGGATGCGCCGCCCGCCCCCCCGACACCGTCCCGCGCACCGTCGCCTACCGCTGCGCCGACAACACCGGGTTCCAGGCCGCCTTCGCCGCCCGAGGGACGAGCGTCACGGTCGGGAGCGCCGTCCTGCCGCACGTCCGTACCGCCTCCGGCACGAAGTACTCCGACGGGACGACGACCTTCTGGTCGAAGGGCGGCCAGGCCACCCTCGCGACACCCGACGGCGTCGCGCTCACGTGCCGGGTGGTCGCCGATCCGGCGTCGCTGCCCGGGACGCGATGGCAGCTCCTGCGGATCGAGTCGGGGGACGACTCGGTCCTCGCCCCGGCCGATCCGGCCCGCTACACCCTCGAGTTCGGTCTCGGGGGAGAGCTCTCCGGCCGGGCCGACTGCAATCGGATCCACGGCCGCTGGAGCGCGGACGGGTCCTCGATGACGCTCGGCCCGTTCGCGGCGACGCGCGCGGCGTGCCCACCGGAATCGATCTCGGACCGCTGGGTCCGGTCCCTCGAGGCGACGGCGACCTGGATGCAGGTCGAGGGAGGCGGTCTCGCTCTCTCGATGAAGGCGGACGGCGGCATCGTCCGGTTGGAGCGCCTTCCGTAACTCCTCCCTGACGCACCCCGTCGGTCTTGCTGTAGCGGCATTGTCCGCGAGGCGCCCGCGGGGATGGGACGCATCCTCGAGCTCCGGCACTGAATCGGGATCGAACCTCGCTATTGCCTTGACAGTGCGTCGATTGTGGCCGTATCAAAGCGGTTCCCCCGATGCGAGGTTCAAGCCCGATGCCGGCTCTCAAGACGCTCGTCGACGCCCTCGAGCGCGGCGCGACCGATCGCCCGGACCAGACGCTGTACCGTTTCCTCGACGTGGACGGCCGGGAGCGCGACCACTACACCTACCTCGCCTTCCACGAACGCACGCGCCACCTTGCCGAGCACCTCCGTCGCGAGGCGAAGCTGCGGCGCGGCGACCGGGTCCTGCTGGTCTACCCGCCCGGGCTCGAGGTGATCGTCGCCTTCTTCGCCTGCTCGCGGATCGGG
It contains:
- the kdpC gene encoding potassium-transporting ATPase subunit KdpC produces the protein MLRELGLGLRFTLITLVLLGGGYPLVVWAVGRVLFPAQAEGSLILRDDGTVVGSRLIAQGFTRPQYFHPRPSAVDYDAASAGGTNYAASNPEHLAAVRGRLEAFGSVPVPVPAELVTASGSGLDPHLSPAAIELQVPRVAAARGTTPDRVREIVRAHTEGPTLGFLGRPRVNVLELNLDLDRTLDR
- the kdpA gene encoding potassium-transporting ATPase subunit KdpA → MGVEYLAVAVTIALTIATSPLLGRYMFRVFTGERTRLDPVMVPIERFVLRATGVDPDAQQDWKAYACSLLVSNLVMGVVAFAIVTFQHLLPLNPDGIGGMEPTLAFNTASSFTTNTNLQHYSGETGLSYFSQMFVVTFLQFASAATGIAACIAVIRGLAGSRLTHLGNFYVDVTRAAVRVLLPLAVPVAIFLISQGTPATFQGAAQATTVEGDTQSIARGVTAAVVAIKQLGTNGGGYFGPNSAHPFENPTPLTNLVELWAIAVLPMAMVWTLGRMLGRRRFAVMVFATMLALYLPMTAAGIALEAGGSMEGKEVRIGVASSALWAVTTTATSNGSVNTMHDSMTPLGGLLPMLGMWLNCVFGGVGVGFVNMLIFIVVAAFVAGMMIGRTPELLGKKVEAKEMKLASVALLWHPFAILVGTAVACWVWATTADPGATLGWLENPGPHGFSEMLYEFSSATANNGSGFEGLGDDTPFWNLSTGLVMLLSRYIPILAPLALAASLAAKPAAPETAGSLRADSVTFGATLGAVIVVLGLLMFLPVAVLGPIAEHLAM
- a CDS encoding TA system VapC family ribonuclease toxin; the encoded protein is MFVVDTNVLVHAADASSPFHETCRRRLGEWHAGADAWFLTWGVVYEFLRITTHPRVFRKPWTAPASFRFVRSLLGSPGLTVLGPTQRHAEVAARVFEEVPHLSGNILHDTHTAILMREHGIRRIYTRDTDFHRFPFLEPIDPVMPTLNEPGVRRRAVRTRS
- a CDS encoding DUF6364 family protein, coding for MKTTLNIDDQVMTQLKQEAARQGKTMSELVETALRQLLRTRREPVALPELPTFRSGGALVDIDNREALYNAMDER
- a CDS encoding aminotransferase class I/II-fold pyridoxal phosphate-dependent enzyme, with the protein product MNQGRPKRSDYMNWAKTRQRGRFTLAVSGIGPIALDELGASWSDLALEPPPGYGYPRLTEAIAARYGVGPDRVVTAAGTSGANHLAMATILEPGDDVLCEFPAYEPMVTLALHLGARVRFVSRRAERGFRIDADDFTRTMRPTTRLVLLSNLHNPSSVATDAATLRAIGAQADKVGAKVLVDEVYLDAAFERAPPSAATLGDAFVVTSSLTKVYGISGLRAGWIVASSELAGRMWRMKDLFGVNDAHPAERLAVVALGKLEALGARARRILDANRALWNGFVESHREALEVELLPYGTTSFPRVLRGDGDELETLLRDRYETTVVPGRFFGCPDRIRIGLCGDPEGFAEGLERMGEALTGLLDG
- a CDS encoding amino acid permease; the protein is MTSRPRGLGLFDTTMLVMGGIVGSGIFMNPHVVAREAPSAWAVIGAWLLGGAVALAAGFVWAELAAMRPGVGGQYAYLRDGIHPSIGFAYGWSNLLVVQTGGLAAVAITFARYAHVLFEPRWSEGATAAAALAALTAINLAGTRAGGTTQSLLMVLKIGSILALVACGLWLAPEAPPEAKSVAAEPGLRAFFAAMIAVLFAYGGWATATLASGDIRDAARTLPRALVLGTGGVVLLYVAVSAACLRALGVAGLARTEAPASEVMRLALGGSGERLIAGAIAVSTFGFLAQGMLACPRAYFAMARDGLFFERFGRLHPRTGVPHLAIALQGGLAIATALSGSYDEILSWVVTVDFAFLAATAGTLFAFRGKGGGHPWTTSFFIAVSLAVVTSTFVEHPGRSLLGWTLVAAGMPVYLFWRRRSA
- a CDS encoding sodium:solute symporter family protein; translation: MTPALAIILGWLVVTTAVGVLAGLNRKFGLEEFFVGDRSFGTVLFYTLAAAEIYSAFAFLGMAGWAYAKGVSVVYGMAYMSIAYALYFFVGPRIQRLGRRGGYVTQPDYLEDRFGSRVFGNLVALVGVAASIPYLLVQLIGSGIIVELASGGAMSRKVAIAVAVVALVAFVSFSGLRGIGWTNLMQAVIMLVAMVSVGALIPERLFGGVEPAMAALERLKPQHLGFPDSGGLGTGWYVSTVLLSAIGAWMWPHIFATTYGAKSERVVRRNAGVLPLYQLATLPIVLVGLACAAKAAEDPAFAASIAHPDHAMLRVLVDRFPQWIAGLVGAGGLAAAISTASALILSSANLLARHGGQKGIAPGLDDRRTAWVARFLVFPVALAAMVLAWRAPTMLVDLLLIGYSGVAQLAPAVYLGMFWKRATLAGVSAGLAAGVCFSAAAQLLAWRLPFGLHAGLVALALNVVVVLAIGSFTRPPDAERLARFERMLAE
- a CDS encoding META domain-containing protein, coding for MRSSLPLLALVLAGCAARPPDTVPRTVAYRCADNTGFQAAFAARGTSVTVGSAVLPHVRTASGTKYSDGTTTFWSKGGQATLATPDGVALTCRVVADPASLPGTRWQLLRIESGDDSVLAPADPARYTLEFGLGGELSGRADCNRIHGRWSADGSSMTLGPFAATRAACPPESISDRWVRSLEATATWMQVEGGGLALSMKADGGIVRLERLP